Proteins encoded within one genomic window of Rhinoderma darwinii isolate aRhiDar2 chromosome 5, aRhiDar2.hap1, whole genome shotgun sequence:
- the LOC142651369 gene encoding RNA-binding protein 12B-like — MPQMVRLQGLPPIADSIHIRNFFNGLKIPHGGVNIIGGEYGEAFVKFMNKHNVCSALKRSGKLLMDSPIHITIEKKTALHRNRRRTRFMYNPGYLRISFTPLDAKFCHVKRFFKEFCVKSVIFLIKNKVRSGQALVKFGTIVHVQKILSMFQLPKNSSKGHKKQNAFSVLSVKMCSKKEWISCGGIIDSYPKESNQASSKWKWLPELPIDDHHSLYIREFYAHLVNVSLRTEKSHIRKLLHNLVSDSQITFVYDKNGSRQRECFVMFITENDYVRALELDKAFLNGRSLRVLPISKAHMMDLIESNREVVLENPVSEDEVMEPYVKYLYLRNFAACVSKLDVLNFFTGFSLTEKDICLLYDDNGDSLGEALVKFSTKEEASKAEKLNHKLYQETKILLRCISEEQLKVFGVSFLDHSTAN; from the coding sequence ATGCCACAGATGGTGCGATTACAAGGTCTTCCGCCTATTGCAGACTCCATTCACATTCGAAATTTCTTTAATGGATTGAAGATTCCGCATGGAGGGGTTAATATTATTGGTGGGGAATATGGAGAGGCTTTTGTTAAGTTTATGAACAAACATAATGTTTGTTCAGCCCTGAAGAGGTCAGGAAAACTTCTGATGGATTctcctatacacattactattgaGAAAAAGACAGCGTTGCATCGGAATAGGCGCAGAACTAGGTTTATGTATAACCCAGGCTATTTACGTATATCATTTACACCCTTAGACGCAAAATTTTGTCAtgtaaaacgtttttttaaagaattctgtgTCAAAAGTGTGATTTTCTTAATTAAAAATAAAGTTAGGAGCGGTCAGGCTCTTGTTAAATTTGGTACAATTGTCCACGTCCAAAAGATTCTGTCAATGTTTCAATTGCCTAAAAATTCTAGTAAAGGGCATAAAAAGCAAAATGCATTTTCTGTATTATCCGTGAAGATGTGTAGCAAAAAGGAATGGATCTCGTGCGGCGGCATAATTGATTCTTATCCTAAGGAGAGCAATCAAGCAAGTTCAAAATGGAAGTGGTTACCAGAACTGCCCATTGATGACCACCACTCATTGTACATTCGGGAATTTTATGCTCATCTAGTGAACGTAAGTCTCCGTACTGAAAAATCACACATAAGGAAGTTGTTACACAACCTTGTTAGTGACTCTCAGATAACGTTTGTGTACGATAAAAACGGCAGCAGACAGCGGGAATGTTTTGTGATGTTCATAACAGAAAATGATTACGTGCGGGCTCTTGAGTTGGACAAAGCCTTTCTTAATGGTCGCTCTTTGCGAGTGCTGCCGATCTCCAAAGCGCACATGATGGACTTAATTGAAAGCAATAGAGAAGTCGTATTAGAAAATCCAGTTTCGGAGGATGAAGTGATGGAACCGTATGTAAAATACTTATATTTAAGAAACTTTGCAGCTTGTGTAAGTAAGCTTGATGTTCTCAACTTTTTTACCGGATTTTCGTTGACTGAAAAGGACATATGTCTATTGTATGACGATAATGGGGACAGTCTCGGTGAAGCTCTTGTCAAATTCTCAACAAAAGAGGAAGCGTCCAAGGCTGAGAAACTAAACCACAAACTGTACCAGGAGACGAAGATCCTGCTGAGATGCATCTCCGAGGAGCAGCTGAAAGTTTTTGGTGTTTCTTTTTTGGATCATTCTACAGCTAATTGA